The following are encoded in a window of Oncorhynchus mykiss isolate Arlee chromosome 11, USDA_OmykA_1.1, whole genome shotgun sequence genomic DNA:
- the LOC110536422 gene encoding perforin-1: MASLSLSLGLLVLCTLALVHCDLDDSHVRVWGLSASNLKGDFLSQPDPYVKVWCGPAFGGMTSILKNQANPTWPGEFNFLDIIHKSVLKLEVWDQDAGPDNRLGTCTTTVYPGTHTETCHLKKGTVYYTYSYKKEQEQ, translated from the exons atggcctctctctctctgtccctgggacTGCTGGTGCTATGCACCCTGGCTCTTGTACACTGTGACCTGGATGACAGCCATGTCAGGGTGTGGGGCCTTAGTGCCTCCAACCTGAAAGGAGACTTCCTCTCCCAGCCAGACCCTTACGTCAAG GTGTGGTGCGGCCCAGCCTTCGGTGGCATGACCAGCATTTTGAAGAACCAGGCCAACCCCACCTGGCCCGGAGAATTCAACTTCCTAGACATCATCCACAAGTCTGTTCTGAAGCTGGAG GTGTGGGATCAGGACGCCGGGCCAGATAACCGCCTGGGAACCTGTACCACAACTGTCTACCCAGGAACACACACTGAGACCTGCCACCTGAAGAAAGGCACCGTCTACTACACCTACAGCTACAAGAAGGAACAGGAGCAATAG